A genomic stretch from Plasmodium brasilianum strain Bolivian I chromosome 9, whole genome shotgun sequence includes:
- a CDS encoding hypothetical protein (conserved Plasmodium protein) has translation MNKNYEFEYYQNLMQKELKEYETHSDISCKIGYSDSESEGVASIKEVPYYSYNNSLKNYKKEKLEKPVWKSLYDIEETAKDSYSDYEYSKNDKSESEIESPRFGNSSEDEKGKEVDGLNGEDEQNEEDKLYEKDELNGGDEPYEMNERYEEGEHKEETARIKNFVNGVNNSENFFAFDKINDELKNSKSNDPFGNFSNKENISISSSINYNFREELENNMYNNLSMFKSIKNRYDDTTKHFMKPKTCKDINGIYYDVSDEKVDIDLLKREHEKLKKGHILEKLSTSEYDYLTRGNSSNSHYRNVQYTSAKNSSKLKKGVLDDNTLKKISKNFGISSDNSTSDTFDQILVDQNIAYKGKKLHERKITDYSNSVKKKNTRLRKIANRGVEQVEKEVEEEEEEEEEEEEEEEEEEEEEEEEEEEEEEEEEEEEEEEEEEEEEEEEEEEEEEDEGEEKNEEEEDAQKNTDIKEDEDKEEEEQHNKVGGNTEEEDEGNEEEDNAVLENSKCKRNTNKAASKIRTDNINSKNIPNFQKKNNETKKRNSNKKKIAKDKVFTCKKITEIIDEKNSSERVTTSSTTSESNDEIISYIHNKNIIINKTETEKQNDLVNEQIAKEMNFEWWKPNEKTVHTQMENLQNMKEDIDNKLNNEKRVIKSEKEILNKERILNRYEIPKDISYYVEKYQKRKEEHDKNSSNVHINVNNDANRKEVVNESENILAHNNTNDILSEKKDLFNTRNSENKNQDIEAEKGLEHLYHDRFNRYDDSLKVPNNRTTIQDCNKEMIPISTNDQVDSLKSCNIIDEFFSDKPKIKNDVNYENGANINNSNTFLKEEKVPYINSINMNQISNSNNTCEVYNNSFFNNDHKNKGKDLLGIPRNMLQNEICNGQISGDTYTIYDKIYDSIYDQINNYSEKNNEECFNKSTENNNNEKNLPFFQNIDESKENCMYIKEKGDTRIYSDEEKNEKIKMFLKYLKCIDDNSLTKVFEHIVQRENDDKLKKQLEMYLIGKKNINKIENNECEQETRHILRSNQNTQTTDKHFKNEEIQTSIKDTNKSDSCMQTEINDINNKLYVQNDMISKKTSIDSIFFRNLSKDSYPLDVDNCAVKNSHVESKERKYFASDRNDDLNNDEYNELKKINDLKAKILEKIKSCYENTNENNDEAAAILMLQDKKEFKNNSNSCRIYDNNTCNSRSVEKRRSNNSSKNSSSHIDNNRNNGNISGKSNKSVSTLETLESMKSFEKEMNLLISHNERLKRRIEKLYEEKEKIKNDYKKIEKIKESQDNLFLATEKHIEKLHGELDNLSKQNESMKGDIKKKKMKIIALESQIDESNTNNDVNDSDDLTLKRHTHMIKDELTYIDINNRLDEFKGQIIDKKKIKTQIDQLQKQLHILKDEIKKTEFLKLENEELKKLLTMKNSNINDYEKSTMKLEKHIEKLNEHNLRIYKENFNLCENIVMLKKENTTVPYSSEEIHDKPTNIEKELHADGASIQTIGSKVNEKGARDLQKHGNIIKKLEKTVDLLNEQNFHLNEKICDLKEQNMKLRKTALLSNKENGNILDSNKHIEMIQTETEKIYIDKINLLKCNLEASKNKINMLNILLKTSNNQTTQLNKKVKYIIKENKTLQKKYEKCLTYLEKLKIKYDDEILKVNYEKSGISLYDSKDINNNKDEEAIHKMNKIHDMQLLKEGEHINILEHKLYEKDEKSTEVFNDTKEEGNMGSIVQKRNINGKCSTGIGTLVGIKEENEDNKKKNKEVSKLLKFNDLISNNEDENIYQNWLDSENKYVHVNNIFEIDSITKDLQNMFCSDTENTSKKLLKDSMSDNDNSIINTRVNTQEGVKNIESTNSISNERSLRNIEKRFVSDKIKKMNENINKYIDEKKNNIKNICYNDNFPYSKSHMKEDYQGHYSDIDPKNRIIKEQKGNEQDINRMYNNKTDGNIIPMNSVDQTYNKKQLGNMNNADYKNNTNNTYSMNNSSYNNSLARSTNSYHMYKENVGDSLINNDSDNFKSVLRTYQIYDDKEDMQIKNNGLNNEYPLQKCNATNLEKTNENDVKSNDYMNKLHLCNENNTSAHNNNNLVNNSFNNYKLNSSENMYIAYNKQNDITIYGNPEYSNRNAPATSQNMNNGVEANDKYQNAKNEKKGEAWIIDIKNNEIMPYRKLQSTILTEEVERGTENRGKYGVKDGINRTKNKAKNREKNGMKNWLHQNRYMNNHTKLKPLLHHKKFSKGSAYNNGKNKDKLHLLVNNISKLVKGKIEEELKSKNISKDILNFEITKIKKKKAVPNSSLKNKSQETTIILSDSMSLSSGTLNSTFETIDDHKNNQITPNFLRNMQESNLTFNTDCASNLSKNGKGRHVYIGKNNNSFVDHKDRDDKNNFQLTNMNKSIINGGTYVNEANYLYGGSYLNNDTLLNNFIVNKNYMQDIGSLNENLFLNDQSVLPEVPLNNIGDIYYKQNLSCDYVGNVQLQHNIDYLNFSGLSNKNQLNQSSLSNNRNNYKSNNIVVNEYINIKNNSTSSNNNNNNGSSSSNTNVNNGSNNNDALNSSIKNKAVNAEENANIMNSRNIRKDEEAFIVDEDVNNSIENTNNNLNMNMVINNYQDINNNFINDPVSNVYDTNQCLLYNGVLSNKNGKEASTIFDVDKMNNSYLFDINTIKQGMIPPFYDDASLNYNLIDRNDTNDMNDTNDVNDMDEGSKGGSLGNNLNSSSNKNDNSSSSNKIIGKSEHNFKNADGSIAFFPEYCVDKNISNKTQKEVKVCEKINVNKKGNNQLLKENIVDEKHKTLERNTRRSKSVDIRRFETKNDLASKGDSTRNKMKTQIFNYSDYKNNGLRDMSTYADKVLQDMKSLIPSNVSNLINKANLKGKTGRSITKMVSNNSNISSSNNSISSSRSSSCNSCGSRGSCNSNTFNSANYKLCTKHEPGKLNKNKDKIHSNHGGTLLKSTSTKNLYQNYRYDETNNVSENIMNNINILGLEKGDYINKCPSINKNETRIIYNDSNDSNNNNYLVGEGVNNIMIGKTNENALLSSRNSSSNNNENNIKKNLMSMNAKNGEHTRLNAGINSNINNNMHYDLNNFNYNLNKFENILKEDQFKNYSNNAHNIIYKQVNSNQHLVKNSIILNRKEEGNAFQSETRRSLSCFREALKKQGILG, from the coding sequence AGATGAGCTGAATGGAGGAGATGAACCATATGAAATGAATGAGCGGTATGAAGAAGGAGAGCATAAGGAGGAAACGGCaaggataaaaaattttgttaatggAGTTAATAATTCTGAAAACTTTTTCGcatttgataaaataaatgatgaattaaaaaattcaaaatctAATGACCCATTTggtaatttttcaaataaggAGAACATTTCCATTTCTAGTAGTATTAATTATAACTTTAGAGAAGAATTAGAAAACAATATGTATAACAATTTAAGTATgtttaaaagtataaaaaataggtATGATGATACAACTAAACATTTTATGAAACCGAAAACGTGTAAAGATATCAATGGTATATATTACGATGTAAGTGATGAAAAGGTGGATAttgatttattaaaaagagaacatgaaaaattaaagaaaggACATATATTAGAGAAGTTAAGTACTTCTGAATATGATTACCTTACTCGCGGAAACTCTTCAAATAGTCATTATAGGAATGTACAGTATACAAGTGCTAAAAATAgtagtaaattaaaaaaaggggtGCTAGATGATAACACTCTGAAGAAAATATCCAAAAATTTTGGTATTTCATCTGATAATAGCACATCAGACACATTTGACCAAATATTGGTGGATCAAAACATTGCTTATAAGGGTAAGAAGTTGCATGAAAGGAAAATTACGGATTATAGTAATTCtgtgaagaaaaaaaataccagGTTGAGAAAAATAGCAAACAGAGGCGTTGAACAAGTGGAAAAAGAGGTAGAGGAGGAGGAAGAAGAGGAGGAAGAGGAggaggaagaagaggaagaggaagaagaagaggaagaggaagaagaagaggaagaggaagaggaagaagaagaggaagaggaagaggaagaagaagaggaagaggaggaggaagaagaagaggaagaggaagaagacgagggagaagaaaaaaatgaggaaGAAGAGGACGCACAGAAAAACACAGATATAAAAGAAGATGAAgataaagaagaagaagaacaACATAACAAAGTGGGTGGCAATACGGAGGAAGAGGATGAAGGAAATGAGGAAGAAGATAATGCCGTCTTAGAAAATTCGAAATGTAAAAGGAATACAAATAAAGCAGCTTCAAAAATACGCActgataatattaatagtaagAATATACCCAATTTCCAAAAGAAGAATaacgaaacaaaaaaaagaaatagtaataaaaaaaaaattgcaaaagaCAAAGTCTttacatgtaaaaaaataacagaaaTTATTGATGAAAAGAATTCTAGCGAAAGGGTAACAACCAGTAGTACAACAAGTGAGAGTAACGATGAAATTATtagttatatacataataagaatataataataaacaaaacagaaacggaaaaacaaaatgatttAGTGAATGAGCAGATTGCAAAAGAAATGAATTTTGAATGGTGGAAGCCTAATGAAAAAACGGTTCACACACAAATGGAAAATCTTCAAAACATGAAAGAAGATAtagataataaattaaataatgaaaagagaGTAATAAAATCAGAAAAGGAAATTTTGAATAAAGAGAGAATATTAAATCGTTATGAAATACCAAAAGatatttcttattatgtAGAAAAGTATCAAAAGAGAAAAGAGGAACACGACAAAAATAGTAgcaatgtacatataaatgttaaCAACGATGCAAATAGAAAAGAAGTTGTTAATGAATCTGAAAATATCCTTGCTCATAACAACACGAACGATATTTtaagtgaaaaaaaggatttatTTAATACACGTAATTCGGAAAACAAAAATCAAGATATAGAAGCGGAAAAGGGGTTAGAGCATCTTTACCATGATCGATTTAACAGATATGATGATTCATTGAAAGTACCAAATAATAGAACGACAATACAAGATTGTAATAAAGAAATGATTCCAATTTCAACTAATGATCAAGTAGATTCGTTAAAAAGTTGTAATATTATCGACGAATTTTTTTCTGATAAacctaaaataaaaaatgatgtgAATTATGAAAACGGTgcaaacataaataatagcaatacCTTTTTAAAGGAAGAGAAGGTTCCCTATATTAatagtataaatatgaatCAAATAAGCAATTCAAATAATACATGCGAGGtgtataataattcattCTTTAATAAtgatcataaaaataaaggaaaggATTTATTAGGTATACCTCGAAATATGTTACAGAATGAAATTTGTAATGGTCAAATTAGTGGTGATACATATACCatttatgataaaatttaCGACAGTATTTACGATCAGATAAATAACTATTCGGAAAAAAACAATGAAGAGTGTTTTAATAAGAGTACAGAAAATAACAACAATGAGAAGAATTTGCCATTTTTCCAAAACATTGACGAAAGTAAAGaaaattgtatgtatataaaggAAAAGGGTGATACGAGAATATACTctgatgaagaaaaaaatgagaagaTTAAGAtgtttttgaaatatttaaaatgcaTCGATGACAATTCCTTAACGAAAGTTTTTGAACACATTGTTCAGAGAGAAAATGACgataaattgaaaaagcAGTTGGAAATGTATTTAATAGGAAAGAAGAACATAAACAAGATTGAAAATAACGAGTGTGAACAAGAAACTAGACATATTTTAAGGTCTAATCAAAATACGCAGACAACCGATAAACactttaaaaatgaagaaatacaGACAAGTATTAAGGACACAAATAAATCGGACAGTTGTATGCAAACTGagataaatgatataaataataaattatacgtACAAAACGATATGATAAGCAAAAAGACCAGTATagattctatattttttaggaATCTAAGTAAGGATTCTTACCCATTAGATGTTGATAATTGTGCAGTTAAGAATTCACACGTCGAATcgaaagaaagaaaatattttgcttCCGATAGGAATGatgatttaaataatgatgaatataatgaattgaaaaagataaatgatTTGAAAGCaaaaattttggaaaaaataaaatcatgCTATGAGAAtactaatgaaaataatgatgaaGCAGCGGCTATATTAATGTTGCaggataaaaaagaatttaaaaataacagtAATTCTTGTAGaatttatgataataatacttGTAATAGTAGGAGTGTGGAAAAAAGGAGAAGTAACAATAGTAGTAAGAATAGCAGTAGTCATATAGATAACAACCGTAACAATGGAAATATCAGTGGCAAGAGCAACAAAAGTGTGAGCACTCTGGAAACACTTGAATCGATGAAGTcatttgaaaaagaaatgaatttGCTAATATCGCATAATGAAAgattaaaaagaagaatagaaaaattatacgaagaaaaggaaaaaataaaaaacgattataaaaaaattgaaaaaataaaggaaagtCAAGATAACTTGTTTTTAGCAACAGAAAAACACATTGAAAAGTTACATGGGGAGTTAGATAATTTGTCTAAACAAAATGAGAGTATGAAAggtgatataaaaaaaaaaaaaatgaaaataatagctCTGGAATCGCAAATAGATGAGAGTAACACTAATAATGATGTGAATGACAGTGATGATCTTACGTTAAAGCGACATACACATATGATAAAAGATGAACTTacttatatagatataaataacaGATTAGACGAATTTAAAGGACAAataatagataaaaaaaagattaaaacaCAGATAGATCAACTGCAAAAGCAATTACATATTCTGAAagatgaaattaaaaaaacagagtttttaaaattagaaaatgaggaattaaaaaaattattaactatGAAGAATTCTAATATTAATGATTATGAAAAAAGCACGATGAAATTAGAAAAgcatatagaaaaattaaatgaacacaatttacgcatatataaggaaaattttaatcTATGCGAAAATATTGTCATGTTGAAGAAAGAGAATACAACAGTACCATATTCTAGTGAAGAAATACATGATAAACCTACGAATATAGAGAAGGAGCTGCATGCAGATGGTGCAAGCATTCAAACAATTGGCAGTAaagtaaatgaaaaaggagCAAGAGATCTGCAAAAGCatggaaatataataaaaaaactggAAAAAACTGTGGACTTGTTAAATGAGCAAAATTTTCATCTGAATGAAAAGATATGCGATTTGAAGGAACAAAATATGAAGCTAAGAAAAACTGCTCTATTGTCCAATAAGGAAAATGGTAATATACTTGATAGTAATAAACATATAGAAATGATACAAACTGaaactgaaaaaatatatatagataaaattaacttattaaaatgtaatttagaagcaagcaaaaataaaataaacatgttaaatattttattaaaaacgtCCAATAATCAAACTACACAGTTAAATAAGaaagttaaatatatcataaaagAGAACAAAACATTGCAAAAAAAGTACGAAAAGTGCCTTACCTATTTggaaaaactaaaaataaaatatgatgatgaaattttaaaagtaaattatgaaaagtCAGGAATATCTCTATATGATTCAAAAGatattaataacaataaagaCGAAGAGGCAATACACAAAATGAATAAGATTCATGATATGCAACTACTCAAGGAAGgagaacatataaatatccTAGAGCATAAgttatatgaaaaagatgAGAAAAGTACCGAAGTATTCAACGATACTAAGGAGGAAGGTAATATGGGTTCGATTGTACAGAAGAGGAACATAAATGGAAAATGTAGTACAGGTATAGGCACTTTAGTAGgtataaaagaagaaaatgaggataataagaaaaagaataaagagGTGAGCAAACtgttaaaatttaatgaCTTGATATCGAATAATGAAGACGAAAATATTTACCAAAACTGGCTGGACAGTGAGAATAAATATGTTCacgtaaataatattttcgaAATTGATAGCATAACAAAGGACTTGCAAAATATGTTTTGTAGTGATACAGAAAACACGAGCAAAAAATTACTTAAGGATAGTATGAGCGATAATGATAAcagtattattaatactagGGTTAATACTCAGGAGGgggtaaaaaatatagaaagcACTAATAGCATATCAAATGAAAGAAGTTTAAGGAATATAGAGAAAAGGTTTGTGTCcgacaaaataaaaaaaatgaatgaaaatataaataaatatatagatgaaaagaaaaataatataaagaatatatgtTACAATGATAATTTTCCTTATAGCAAATCTCATATGAAGGAAGATTATCAAGGACATTATTCAGATATAGATccaaaaaatagaattataaaagaacaaaaagggAACGAACAAGATATTAATAGAATGTACAATAATAAGACAGATGGCAATATAATTCCTATGAACAGTGTAGATCAAACATACAACAAGAAGCAGTTAGGAAATATGAACAATGCggattacaaaaataatacgaACAATACATACAGCATGAATAATAGCAGTTATAATAACAGTTTAGCTAGGTCGACTAATTCTTATCACATGTACAAGGAGAATGTTGGAGATAGCCTTATTAATAATGATAGTGATAACTTCAAAAGTGTACTCAGAACATACCAAATATATGATGATAAAGAAGatatgcaaataaaaaataatggtttaaataatgaatacccattacaaaaatgtaatGCAACgaatttagaaaaaacaaatgaaaatgatgTTAAATCTAATgattatatgaacaaattacatttatgtaaTGAAAACAACACGTCTgctcataataataataatctagtaaataattcatttaacaATTATAAGCTTAACTCATCggaaaatatgtatattgcatataataaacaaaatgataTCACAATATATGGTAATCCTGAATATAGTAATAGGAATGCACCAGCTACTTCTCAAAACATGAATAATGGAGTTGAGGCAAATGATAAATATCAAAATgcgaaaaacgaaaaaaaaggagaggCTTGGATCATTGACATAaagaataatgaaataatgcCTTATAGAAAACTGCAGAGTACGATTTTAACGGAGGAAGTGGAGAGGGGTACAGAAAATAGAGGGAAATACGGGGTAAAAGATGGGATAAATAGGACAAAAAATAAGGCAAAAAATAGAGAGAAAAATGGAATGAAAAACTGGCTTCACCAAAATAGGTATATGAATAACCATACAAAATTGAAGCCACTATTACaccataaaaaatttagcaAGGGATCTGCTTATAAtaatggtaaaaataaagacaAGCTGCATTTACTAGTAAACAACATTTCAAAGTTAGTTAAAGGAAAGATAGAAGAAGAATTaaagagtaaaaatatatcaaaagatatattaaattttgaaataactaaaataaaaaaaaaaaaagcagttCCAAATAgtagtttaaaaaataaaagccaAGAAACTACGATTATTTTAAGTGATTCAATGTCCTTATCATCTGGAACTTTAAATAGCACTTTTGAAACAATAGATGATCATAAGAATAATCAGATTACTCCTAACTTCTTGAGGAATATGCAGGAAAGTAATTTGACATTTAACACAGATTGTGCTAGcaatttatcaaaaaatggaaagggaaggcatgtatatataggcAAAAATAACAACTCATTTGTTGATCATAAGGATAGAGacgataaaaataattttcagtTGACTAATATGAACAAATCTATTATAAATGGTGGAACCTACGTAAATGAAGCAAATTACTTATATGGTGGAAGCTACTTAAATAACGATACATTGTTGAATAACTTcatagtaaataaaaattatatgcaaGACATTGGAAGTTTAAATGAAAACCTCTTTCTCAATGATCAATCTGTACTACCAGAAGTTCCATTAAACAATATAGGGGACATTTATTATAAGCAGAATTTGAGTTGTGATTATGTAGGTAATGTACAATTACAGCATAATATTGATTACCTTAATTTTTCTGGTTTGAGTAACAAGAATCAATTAAACCAAAGTTCATTAAGCAACAATAGGAATAATTACAAGAGTAACAACATAGTTGtgaatgaatatataaacataaaaaataatagtactagtagtaataataataataataatggtagcagtagtagtaatacTAATGTTAACAatggtagtaataataacgatGCGCTGAATAGctctataaaaaataaggctGTCAATGCTGAAGAAAACGCGAACATAATGAATAGCAGAAATATAAGGAAAGACGAAGAAGCTTTTATTGTGGATGAAGACGTTAATAATAGTATTGAAAATACGAATAACAATTTGAACATGAATATGGTGATAAATAACTACCAAGACattaataacaattttataaatgatcCTGTAAGCAACGTGTATGATACGAACCAGTGCTTATTATACAACGGTGTTTTGAGTAACAAAAATGGTAAAGAAGCTAGTACAATCTTTGATGTTGATAAGATGAACAATTCTTACTTATTCGACATTAACACAATAAAGCAAGGAATGATTCCCCCTTTTTATGATGATGCCTCCTTGAATTACAATTTGATAGACAGGAACGATACGAATGATATGAATGATACCAATGATGTGAATGATATGGACGAAGGAAGTAAGGGGGGTTCTCTAGGTAACAATTTAAACAGTAGCAGtaacaaaaatgataatagcAGCAGTAGTAATAAAATCATCGGTAAAAGTGAACATAATTTTAAGAATGCTGATGGCAGTATTGCCTTTTTTCCGGAGTATTGCGTTGATAAGAACATATCTAATAAAACACAAAAAGAGGTTAAAGTATGTGAGAAgattaatgtaaataaaaaaggaaacaatCAGTtattaaaggaaaatattgtGGACGAAAAACATAAAACTCTAGAAAGAAATACAAGGAGATCTAAATCTGTGGATATCAGAAGATTCGAAACTAAGAACGATTTAGCTAGTAAAGGAGATTCTACGAGGAACAAGATGAAAAcacaaatatttaattattctgATTATAAGAATAACGGATTAAGAGATATGTCAACTTATGCTGATAAGGTGTTACAGGATATGAAATCTTTGATTCCCTCCAATGTCAGCAATTTAATTAACAAGGCAAACCTAAAAGGTAAAACAGGCCGTTCTATTACTAAAATGGTTAGCAACAACAGTAACATTAGTAGTAGCAATAATAGTATTAGTAGCAGTCGTAGTAGTAGTTGTAACAGCTGTGGTAGCCGTGGAAGTTGCAATAGCAATACTTTCAATAGTGCGAATTATAAATTGTGCACGAAACATGAACCaggaaaattaaacaaaaataaggATAAAATACATAGCAACCATGGAGGAACCCTCCTCAAAAGTACTTCAACCAAGAATCTTTACCAAAATTACAGATACGATGAAACGAATAATGTAtcagaaaatataatgaacaatataaatatattgggACTGGAAAAAGGTgactatataaataaatgcccatctattaataaaaatgagacAAGAATTATCTACAATGATTCAaatgatagtaataataataattatttagtgGGGGAAggtgtaaataatattatgataGGTAAAACCAACGAAAATGCATTATTATCAAGTAGGAATTCTTCaagcaataataatgaaaataatattaaaaaaaatttaatgtcTATGAATGCAAAAAATGGTGAACATACAAGATTAAATGCTGGtataaatagtaatataaacaataacATGCATTATGATTTgaacaattttaattataatttgaataaatttgaaaatatctTAAAAGAAGACCAATTCAAGAATTACTCAAATAATgcacataatattatatataaacaggTAAATTCAAATCAACATTTGGTAAAGAATTCGATTATTTTAAATCGAAAAGAAGAAGGTAATGCATTTCAATCTGAGACGCGCAGATCTTTAAGTTGCTTTAGAGaagctttaaaaaaacaaggaATTTTGggttga
- a CDS encoding ubiquitin-related modifier 1, whose protein sequence is MKIKIELKFLGGLESYLENKSKNVVSLEIESDEFNFENLIAYIRNNIIVERKDVFSDFVISDNAKFCKVMVDDREYSNYNLNDKAKIKPGVIVLVNEYDWEILDTYSYKIKNDDKICFLSTLHGG, encoded by the coding sequence atgaaaataaaaatagaattaaaatttttgggAGGATTAGAAAGCTATTTAGAGAACAAGTCCAAAAACGTTGTATCACTTGAAATAGAATCAGATgaatttaattttgaaaatttaattgCCTACATAAGGAATAACATAATTGTAGAAAGAAAGGATGTTTTTTCTGATTTTGTGATAAGCGATAATGCGAAATTTTGTAAAGTGATGGTTGATGATAGGGAATACtctaattataatttaaatgataagGCAAAAATAAAACCAGGAGTAATTGTGTTAGTTAATGAATATGACTGGGAAATTTTAGATACTTATTcctacaaaattaaaaatgatgacAAAATATGTTTTCTATCAACTCTGCATGGAGgttga